The following is a genomic window from Synechococcus sp. JA-2-3B'a(2-13).
CGGCTACTGGCGGATCCGCTCGATCTCTGGACTGCCCTGCGGCCAGTGTGGCGCCCCCACCCCTGTAACCAAGGCGTGGGTATATGGCTGTGCCCGCTGTTCCCATACCCACACCGAGCCTGTGGCAGAGCCCTGGGCGGATCCCGCTCAGTGTGCTTTCTGTAATCCCTAGCCTTGTCTTGAGCCCGACCTCAGGCTCTCCAGAGCCGGCATTGTCATCCCCGCAGAGGAGTTGTAGTCGTTTCAGGTTAGGGTGAGACACCTGGGCTATAGAGAAAAAGCCCTTCGCTGTATGCACTCAACGTTTCAGACGTGGGTGCAGTGTCCTAGTCTGAATCGAAATGACCATAAAGGAAGGTTTGAACCAAAAAAGGGATCCACTGCAGTGGATCCCCTAACCAGCTATGAACCTGCAAAAGAGGTCAACTCATCAGAAGTTGAACACAGCCCGCAGAGCACCTACACCAATGGTTGGGTCGTTGTCCCCAGGTAGAGCACCATTGGGGTTGCTCACAAAGTAGGCCGCCGGGGTAAGGGTGAGGTACTCGTTCACCGGGAAGCTGTAGTAAACATCCACAATGAACGGGCGGGTATCCCAAACTCCTTCGTTTTTGGTGGTCACAATTGGCTGGCCAAAAACCACACCCCCTTGAGCACCCTCAATGAACAGATCTGGGAAGGCGAAGCCAAACAGGAATCCGTTAAAATCTTCATCACCCGGATCGATGGTGCCAGCCGGTACCACATTGGGCAAGTTGTAATCCACATTGCCAGCAGTAAACCAGCCAGATACGATGACGCGGGGGGTAATCTCCCAGTTGGCAGCCACAGAAAAGGCGTTCACCCGTGCAGAGGTGGACACATTGGTTACTCTCAGAGGGCCACGGAAAAGAGCTGTACCGTTGGCCAAGAACTCAGGGCCATCGTTTGCCGTCTGCAGATAGGTACTGGCAAACTGCAGGTAAATCTCTAGATTTTCATTCGGCAGGAAGCCCAGCTCCACCGCGTGGGCGCTATCGCTACCGGTTATACCGCTGTCGCCGAAGCCCTTGCCCAAAGCTTGAGCGTTCCTGGTGCTGTAGCTGTAGGCCAAGCGCAGTTGATCGGAGAGGCGGTAGCGGAAGCCAAACAGAGCTCCACCTGGCACATCCGCCGTGGAGTTGGGAGCATCAGCAAAGTCGGAGAGAGCTTCGAAGGGTGTGCTGTAGTTGAATACATCGAACACACCTGAGCCAACGATACCCGTGTAGATGGTAGCTGCTC
Proteins encoded in this region:
- a CDS encoding iron uptake porin — its product is MPVKHANYWKTLLAGTLGAAAILTPGVAYAQATGPVTSISELSDVQPTDWAFQALQSLVERYGCIAGYPDRTFRGNRAMTRFEFAAGMNACLDRINELIAAGLADKVSKEDLATLQRLQEEFAAELAALRGRVDALEADVTDLKGKVFNPVTKLNAQVIAAVVGSALTEDRVVDGRVVAEQNQANMTLPYRVRLNFDASFVGRDRLRIRLQARDAVTEFFDGDPGLEFGGRGGGTFTLAKLIYQFPAFNRAATIYTGIVGSGVFDVFNYSTPFEALSDFADAPNSTADVPGGALFGFRYRLSDQLRLAYSYSTRNAQALGKGFGDSGITGSDSAHAVELGFLPNENLEIYLQFASTYLQTANDGPEFLANGTALFRGPLRVTNVSTSARVNAFSVAANWEITPRVIVSGWFTAGNVDYNLPNVVPAGTIDPGDEDFNGFLFGFAFPDLFIEGAQGGVVFGQPIVTTKNEGVWDTRPFIVDVYYSFPVNEYLTLTPAAYFVSNPNGALPGDNDPTIGVGALRAVFNF